One window from the genome of Pandoraea fibrosis encodes:
- a CDS encoding family 1 encapsulin nanocompartment shell protein — MNNLHRELAPISNAAWAQIEEEVARTFKRTVAGRRVVDVKGPGGLALAGVGTGHQKAIDAPLDGVGARQREVMPLVALRVPFELSREAIDDVERGANDSDWQPAKDAAIKLAYAEDRAIFDGYKAAHITGVREGTSNPVLPLPANIADYPTVIAKALEQLRLEGVDGPYSVLLGADAYTAVTEANDQGYPILEHIGHIVSGEIIWAPAIDGGCILSTRGGDYEMHIGQDVSIGYLDHTATTVRLYLEETFTFLMLTAEAGVSVGPAKPVDGKKKSK; from the coding sequence ATGAATAACCTGCATCGCGAACTGGCCCCCATTTCGAACGCCGCCTGGGCGCAGATCGAAGAAGAGGTGGCTCGCACGTTCAAGCGCACGGTCGCCGGCCGTCGTGTGGTCGACGTCAAGGGGCCGGGCGGCCTGGCGCTCGCGGGCGTTGGCACCGGCCATCAAAAGGCCATCGACGCGCCGCTCGACGGCGTGGGCGCGCGTCAGCGCGAAGTGATGCCGCTTGTGGCCTTGCGTGTCCCGTTCGAGCTGTCGCGCGAGGCCATCGACGATGTCGAGCGCGGCGCCAACGACTCCGACTGGCAACCCGCCAAAGATGCGGCCATCAAGCTGGCTTACGCGGAAGACCGCGCGATTTTCGACGGTTACAAAGCCGCACACATCACGGGCGTGCGCGAAGGCACTTCGAACCCGGTGTTGCCGCTGCCGGCCAACATCGCCGACTATCCGACCGTGATCGCCAAGGCGCTGGAGCAGTTGCGTCTGGAAGGGGTCGACGGTCCGTACAGCGTGTTGCTGGGGGCCGATGCCTACACGGCAGTGACCGAAGCCAACGATCAGGGCTACCCGATTCTCGAGCACATCGGACACATCGTGAGCGGCGAGATCATCTGGGCCCCGGCCATCGACGGCGGCTGCATCCTGTCGACGCGCGGCGGCGATTACGAGATGCACATCGGTCAGGATGTCTCGATCGGCTACCTCGATCACACGGCGACTACGGTTCGCCTGTACCTCGAAGAGACCTTCACGTTCCTGATGCTGACCGCCGAGGCGGGTGTCTCGGTGGGGCCGGCCAAACCTGTGGACGGCAAGAAGAAGTCGAAGTGA
- a CDS encoding Dyp-type peroxidase, whose product MTERPTSPPEPQPVSGTVTRSAIFLVATIRDDDAAHANVRGWCADAAAYVRSVGKRVPSGNLSCVVGFSDNAWDRLFGDPRPAELHPFREFGSGKRHAPATPGDLLLHIRADQMDLCFDLATLMLNKLGDAVTVVDEVHGFRYFDMRSMVGFVDGTENPEGKEALEFTVMGDEDPEFEGGSYVLVQKYLHDMTGWNALPVEAQERIIGRTKLSDVELDEGVKPSWSHSALTTLEEDGKEIKILRDNMPFGRPGSAEFGTYFIGYARSPAPIEQMLENMFVGRPPGNYDRLLDFSSAVTGGLFFVPSAPLLEALAEREAPVAAATESTAIKTLIDATSTATPVVDVTVSSLTPPSAAPADGSLQIGSLKGVSQA is encoded by the coding sequence ATGACCGAACGTCCGACATCTCCTCCAGAACCCCAGCCGGTGTCCGGCACCGTGACCCGCAGCGCCATCTTCCTTGTTGCGACCATTCGTGATGACGACGCGGCTCACGCGAACGTGCGGGGCTGGTGTGCGGATGCTGCCGCCTACGTCCGCTCGGTCGGCAAACGCGTGCCGTCCGGCAATTTGTCGTGTGTGGTGGGCTTCAGCGACAACGCCTGGGACCGCCTGTTCGGCGATCCGCGTCCGGCCGAGCTGCATCCGTTCCGTGAATTTGGCTCGGGCAAGCGCCATGCGCCGGCCACGCCCGGCGATCTGCTGTTGCACATCCGCGCCGATCAGATGGATCTCTGTTTCGATCTCGCGACGCTCATGCTGAACAAGCTGGGCGACGCCGTGACCGTGGTCGACGAGGTGCATGGCTTCCGCTATTTCGATATGCGAAGTATGGTCGGTTTCGTCGATGGCACCGAGAACCCCGAGGGCAAGGAAGCGCTCGAATTCACGGTGATGGGCGACGAGGATCCCGAATTCGAGGGCGGCAGCTACGTGCTCGTGCAGAAGTATCTGCATGACATGACGGGCTGGAACGCACTGCCGGTCGAGGCGCAGGAGCGCATCATCGGGCGGACCAAACTCTCCGACGTCGAACTCGATGAGGGCGTGAAGCCCAGTTGGTCGCACAGCGCGTTGACCACGCTCGAGGAAGATGGCAAGGAAATCAAGATCCTGCGCGACAACATGCCGTTCGGCCGCCCAGGTTCGGCCGAATTCGGCACCTACTTCATTGGTTACGCCCGCTCCCCGGCACCTATCGAGCAGATGCTCGAGAACATGTTCGTGGGGCGTCCGCCCGGCAATTACGATCGCTTGCTCGACTTCAGCAGCGCTGTCACGGGCGGGCTGTTCTTCGTGCCGTCGGCACCGTTGCTCGAAGCGCTCGCCGAGCGCGAGGCGCCGGTGGCGGCCGCCACGGAATCGACGGCAATCAAGACTCTGATCGATGCGACGTCGACGGCAACGCCTGTGGTCGACGTCACGGTATCGTCTCTCACCCCACCGAGCGCCGCCCCCGCGGACGGCTCGTTGCAAATCGGATCGCTTAAAGGAGTTTCTCAGGCATGA